The [Clostridium] scindens ATCC 35704 nucleotide sequence TTCATAGCCCTTTCATAAGGCGACGTATACACGTCGGTTGTCCTCGTATACTCCACATCCACTCCGTTATTCTGGAGAATCTCTCCAATTGCCAGAGTCAGCCGCAAAGTATCATCTTTCTCCTGCCGCCCGTTAAAGACTGCGCCCGGATCCCGCCCGCCGTGTCCTGCATCCAGCATAATTGTATATGGCATAATCTGTCTCCCTTCACAACATTCTATATTAAAGTATGCAGGCAGGGCTGTCTTGTTGAGCGCGGGGGATAAAAAGAGCCGGTATATCTTTCTTTACCGGCCTGTCCTCTATCTTTTTCACGATCAGCGTATCAATACGCGTCTTCGCTTTTTATCCGATCTTTTGAATCTCTATCTTCCCATACAAAGATTCCATATCTTCCTTTACAAAATACCCTGTCTCCTCGCGCATTGCCGCCGCAGCGGATATGGCGCTTGCCTTCCTCAAGGTATCTTCAATTCCAAGCCCCTCGCTTAATCCGAGGGCGAAGCCTGCAATCATAGAATCCCCGCAGCCAACCGTATTAACCGCGTCGATCTTAGGCACGACGGCCCGGTAAACACCGTCTTCGCATACGCACAGCGCGCCGTCCCCTCCCAGGGAGATGACCACCACTTCGATGCCTCTTCCATGGAGTTCTTTGGCAGCCTCGATGATCTCTTCGATCTGGCTGCAGTCTTTGCCGGTCAGCATCCGAATCTCATCAATGTTCGGCTTGATCATGGTCGGGCACGCCTCAATCCCGCGTTCCAGCAATTTCCCGCTGGTATCAAGAATCACCTTTTTTCCGGCATCCTTTGCAATCTTGATCAGATGCTGATAGGTATCGCTTTTCAGCCCCTTTGGCACGCTTCCTGACATGGTTACCACGTCCGCGTCTGCCACAAGGCCGGAGAAGTGTTCCAGGAATCCAGCAAACTCCTCTTCTGTCACCTGGAACCCAGGTTCCAGAAACTCCGTCTGCACCTGGTTCTTTTCATCCCAGATATTGATGCAGGAGCGGCTCTCCGCGTCCAGACGGTAGAATGCGCTCTCTACCCGGAAGTCTTTCAGGGACTCCGTGATATAATCGCCGGCATGGCCGCCTACAAATCCTGTCGCAACAACCCTGGCCCCGGCGATCGCCGCAGGCTTAGAGACATTAAGCCCTTTCCCTCCCGGCGTATAGGCGCACGCTTTCATACGGTTTACCTCGCCTACCTGGAATTCTTCTACTACATAACGCTTATCAATGGCTGCGTTTAACGTAACTGTAAGTATCATGGCGACCTCCTACTCTTCATTCACAAGCAATACTTTGCCCTTCACAAGCCCGGGCGTCTTGAACATCTGGAAGGCTTCCTGTGCCTGGCTCATGGGCATCTTCTTATAGATGAAGCCCGGATCGAATTTCAACTGTCCGGTTGCAAAATAGTGAGCCGTAAGTTCCCATTCCTTTCCCGGGAACGGAGAACTGTAAGACATCCAGGACCCCGTCAGTTTAAATTCCTTGCGGTTCATATTCTCCCACATCTCTGGCGTGAAAGCAAGGTCTACATGAGGCGTTCCGATAAAGCATACATGTGCCTTATTGGCTGCCAGTTCAAATGCCATATGCATGGTTGGAACCTGGCCTGCCGTCTCGAATACATACGCATAGCCCTTTCCCTTGGTAAGCGCAAGCGCCTGCTCCATATAAGATTCCTTCGTAGTATTGATGACTTCATCCGCTCCGAGCCTTAAGGCCAGGTCCAGCCGCTCGTCGCTGATATCGAATACTACTACCTTCTTGGCGCCAAATATCTTGGTCCACTGCATGGTGAACATTCCGATGGTTCCCCCGCCGAGCACGGCCACATATTCGCCGCCCTTGTAATCATTCTGGATCACGCCATGGAGCGCGACCGTAGATGGCTCGAACATTGCGCCCTGCTCATAGGATACAGATTCATCGAATACTACCGCATTCTGCTCCGGGATCACCACATAGTCCGCATTGCTGCCCTGCTGCCTGGAGCCGATGAAACTGTAATGCTTGCAGAGGGAGAAGTTTCCATTCTGGCAGTCATCACATTTCATGCAGGGAAGCAGCGGCGCGCCTGACACTCTGTCTCCTACCTTTACCTTGGTCACGCCTTCTCCCACTTCTACGACATCGCCGGAAAATTCATGCCCAAGCACGATCGGGTAGAAGTGTACCCCGTTATGAAGAACCCTGGGGATATCAGATCCGCAGATGCCAGAGGCCTTTACCTTGACCTTTATCATTCCCGGCCCTGCCTGCGGCTCCTCATAATCCAGATACTGCACGTCCTCATTTGCACATACGACTGCTGCTTTCATTTCTATTCTTCCCCTTTCTGTCTCATCAGATCTTTCAAATTCTCATACAGTTTCAAATATACTTTATAATTCTTGTCATAGGCTGCCCACACTTCCGGATTTGGCTCATGCTGCCGCTTTATGACTACCGTCCGATCTACCGCTTCTTCAAAATCCTTGTACATGCCTACGCCTACGCCGGCCAGGATGACTGCCCCCAGCGTGGTGGCCGTATCGGAAGAAGGAACGATGATCTTCTTGCCCGTGACATCAGACTTCATCTGGGTCCACAGAAGAGAGTTCGCGGAGCCGCCCATAGAGCGCAGCTCGCTGACTGTGGCTCCGGCTTCCAATGCCACGTCCAGGTTATGCTTTAAGGATAAGGCTACGCCTTCCATTGCCGCCCTTACGAAATGTCCCTTTGTCTTGCTGAAGTCCAGCCCATAATAGACGCCCTTGGCATATGGATCCCAGATGGGCGAACGCTCGCCTGACATGTAGGGAAGGAATACCAATCCGTCGCTTCCCGGCGCCACCTTTTCCGCCAGTTCGTTAAAAAGATCCAGGGAACTCTTTCCCAGTTCTTTTCCCTTCACCCTCTCGTAATCGGCAAATTCGTGTTCCAGCCAGCGCATAACGCCTCCTCCGCCTACGGTTCCTCCCTGCAGTATCCACTGCCCGGGCGCCGCATGGTAGCTTAGGATCAGGCGCTTGTCTGCCTTATAGGTATCCATGCAGATGCTCATTCCGCCTGCCTGGCCGCCCTGCTCCTGGGTCTCCCCCGGATGGATGACTCCGGCTCCTAACGTACCGCATGCCGCGTCCAGAGCTCCCGCGACTACGGGAATCCCCTCTATCAGCCCGCATTCTTCGGCCGCCTGCTTAGTCACCGTTCCGACTACGGCATGGCTTGCGTAGATCTCCGGCAGGATATCCGGATTAATCCCCAGTTCCTTGCACATATCCATGTCCCATTCGCCGGTCCGCATACGGAAGCAATGGTGCCCATATCCCTGGGATAATTCCTGGGTCACCTCTCCGGTCAGCTTGAATGCGATATAACTGTTGGACTGCAGGATCTTATCCATCTTCTTATATACATCCGGAAGGTTCCTCTGATACCAGAGAATCTTTGGCGTCGTATAGGATGGCTTGAACGGATTGCCGCACACTTCGAAGATACGATCCTCCCCGATACGCGCGCCTACCTCTTCGCAGATGTCAGCTGCCCTGGTATCCATCCAGATAGGCGTATTCGCCAGTACATTTCCTTCTTTGTCGATCGGTATGGCAGACCAGCTCTGCCCGTCAATCCCGATTCCGGCAATCTCGCCGGGGCGGATCCCGCCTTTTTCAAGCGCCCCTTTTACTGCGCCGCACACGGCCTGCCACCATTCTTCCGGATTCTGCTCAGCCCATCCGGGATGGGGATAATAGACCTTATAGTCGCCGCTGGCGCTGGCCTTTACCTGGCCGTCCTCATCAAATATCGCAATCTTGCATGCACTAGTCCCAATATCAATTCCTAATAAATACTGATTCATAGCACCACTCATTCTTTCTAATATGCTTTCCCGTCGCATCCGCATACCTTCATGCGGCCTTTGACCAGTTCTTTTACAGCCTCGATTCCTACCACGCCAAGTTTCTTCGGGTCAAATGTCTCCGGCTTTTCCTGGATCAGTTTCTTTCCCGCGTCCGTATAGGCTACTCGCAGCTCTGTTGCAAAATTCACCTTGCACATGCCTCTCTGTACGCATTCCCTTACGTCCTCGTCGCTTAAGCCGGAAGCCCCGTGAAGCACCAGCGGAACAGATACTACTTCTTTTACCTTGGATACGCGCTCCTTATCCAGCACCGGCGTTCCGGCGTAGAATCCGTGCGCCGTCCCGATCGCGATCGCCAGAGAGGATACGCCCGTTCTTTCTACGAATTCTCTTGCTTCTTCCGGATCCGTATTGGTATCGGCCTCTGCTTCCAGGTCATCTTCCTTGCCGCCCACTTTTCCAAGTTCCGCTTCCACCGGAATTCCGACAGCCTTTGCCACATCAACCACCTTTTTCGTTACTGCAATATTATTTTCAAAATCTTCATGGGATCCGTCGATCATTACGGATGTATATCCCACCTTCATCGCCAGAACGGCAAGTTCGAAACTGTTTCCATGATCCAGATGCAGGCATACCGGTACAGATGCCTTCTTAGCCTCTGCCGCTACCAAGGCAAAATAAGTCTCCAGGGTGCCATACTTAACGGTTGAAGGCGTCGTCTGAAGCATCACCGGCGCTTTCATCTCTTCCGCCGCCTGGATGACCGCCTTTACCATCTCCATATTCTCTACATTAAAGGCACCTACTGCATAGCTGCCTTTCTGGGCATCGAGTAACATTCGTTCTGAAGTAACTAATGACATTCTTTTCTCTCCTTTTCTTTGATCCTTTTTATGATTCTTTTCCAGGATAGATGCATTCCACCCTGTACTTCTCAAATTCCTGCATCCACTTGGCTCCCGGCTTCTTATCCGTAACGATCTTGGTAATCTGAGACCAGTCTGCCACCTTGGTAAATGCAGTCTCTCCAAACTTGGTATGGTCCGCGACCAGGATTCTTTCCTTTGCAGACTTAAGCATCATCCGCTTGCTGTTGGCGTCATGCTCATCTGAATCCGTCATCCCTATTTCCAAGTCCAGGCCTTTGCAGGATATGATCGCCTTATCCACATGGTAAGAACGGATCATGGCATCCGTATGAGGACCAACCAAGGCAAAAGACTTCTCCCTGGATATCCCCCCGGTAGAGATGACGTTCCATTCCGGCATATCGAATAGTTCTACGATAATCTCTACTGAATTGGTGATCACCGTAAGCTTCTTCATCTCTTTCAACGCCTTGGCTATGTATACATCCGTGGAACTGGCATCCAGCATCAGCGCTTCGCCGTCTCTTACCATTCCTGCAATCAGCCGGGCTATCTTTTCCTTTTCAACAATCTTCTGATTCTTCCTGATGTTAAATGGAAGATCAAAAATACTGTGCTCATTTAAGACTGCTCCTCCGTAACTTTTGATGACCAGCCCGTCATTCTCCAGTTTTTCCAGATCTCTTCGGATCGTCTCCTCAGACACCTGGTATATCGCGCTCAACTCGCTGACTACGACTCTTTTATCTGCCTGGAGGCGTTCCAATATATCATTCCGCCTTTCTATCGCAAGCATTTCCAACACCTCTCATTTCTCATCCGCCCGCTTTTTAGAGCATGTCTGCCGGATGTCTTCCTGTCAGCCCATACTGGCGTCTCATCCCGTAAAGCCTC carries:
- a CDS encoding class II fructose-bisphosphate aldolase; its protein translation is MSLVTSERMLLDAQKGSYAVGAFNVENMEMVKAVIQAAEEMKAPVMLQTTPSTVKYGTLETYFALVAAEAKKASVPVCLHLDHGNSFELAVLAMKVGYTSVMIDGSHEDFENNIAVTKKVVDVAKAVGIPVEAELGKVGGKEDDLEAEADTNTDPEEAREFVERTGVSSLAIAIGTAHGFYAGTPVLDKERVSKVKEVVSVPLVLHGASGLSDEDVRECVQRGMCKVNFATELRVAYTDAGKKLIQEKPETFDPKKLGVVGIEAVKELVKGRMKVCGCDGKAY
- a CDS encoding galactitol-1-phosphate 5-dehydrogenase — translated: MKAAVVCANEDVQYLDYEEPQAGPGMIKVKVKASGICGSDIPRVLHNGVHFYPIVLGHEFSGDVVEVGEGVTKVKVGDRVSGAPLLPCMKCDDCQNGNFSLCKHYSFIGSRQQGSNADYVVIPEQNAVVFDESVSYEQGAMFEPSTVALHGVIQNDYKGGEYVAVLGGGTIGMFTMQWTKIFGAKKVVVFDISDERLDLALRLGADEVINTTKESYMEQALALTKGKGYAYVFETAGQVPTMHMAFELAANKAHVCFIGTPHVDLAFTPEMWENMNRKEFKLTGSWMSYSSPFPGKEWELTAHYFATGQLKFDPGFIYKKMPMSQAQEAFQMFKTPGLVKGKVLLVNEE
- the pfkB gene encoding 1-phosphofructokinase, encoding MILTVTLNAAIDKRYVVEEFQVGEVNRMKACAYTPGGKGLNVSKPAAIAGARVVATGFVGGHAGDYITESLKDFRVESAFYRLDAESRSCINIWDEKNQVQTEFLEPGFQVTEEEFAGFLEHFSGLVADADVVTMSGSVPKGLKSDTYQHLIKIAKDAGKKVILDTSGKLLERGIEACPTMIKPNIDEIRMLTGKDCSQIEEIIEAAKELHGRGIEVVVISLGGDGALCVCEDGVYRAVVPKIDAVNTVGCGDSMIAGFALGLSEGLGIEDTLRKASAISAAAAMREETGYFVKEDMESLYGKIEIQKIG
- the xylB gene encoding xylulokinase → MNQYLLGIDIGTSACKIAIFDEDGQVKASASGDYKVYYPHPGWAEQNPEEWWQAVCGAVKGALEKGGIRPGEIAGIGIDGQSWSAIPIDKEGNVLANTPIWMDTRAADICEEVGARIGEDRIFEVCGNPFKPSYTTPKILWYQRNLPDVYKKMDKILQSNSYIAFKLTGEVTQELSQGYGHHCFRMRTGEWDMDMCKELGINPDILPEIYASHAVVGTVTKQAAEECGLIEGIPVVAGALDAACGTLGAGVIHPGETQEQGGQAGGMSICMDTYKADKRLILSYHAAPGQWILQGGTVGGGGVMRWLEHEFADYERVKGKELGKSSLDLFNELAEKVAPGSDGLVFLPYMSGERSPIWDPYAKGVYYGLDFSKTKGHFVRAAMEGVALSLKHNLDVALEAGATVSELRSMGGSANSLLWTQMKSDVTGKKIIVPSSDTATTLGAVILAGVGVGMYKDFEEAVDRTVVIKRQHEPNPEVWAAYDKNYKVYLKLYENLKDLMRQKGEE
- a CDS encoding DeoR/GlpR family DNA-binding transcription regulator; this encodes MLAIERRNDILERLQADKRVVVSELSAIYQVSEETIRRDLEKLENDGLVIKSYGGAVLNEHSIFDLPFNIRKNQKIVEKEKIARLIAGMVRDGEALMLDASSTDVYIAKALKEMKKLTVITNSVEIIVELFDMPEWNVISTGGISREKSFALVGPHTDAMIRSYHVDKAIISCKGLDLEIGMTDSDEHDANSKRMMLKSAKERILVADHTKFGETAFTKVADWSQITKIVTDKKPGAKWMQEFEKYRVECIYPGKES